From the genome of Gemmatimonadota bacterium:
TGAACCTGCTGCTGGTCGGCGGTTCCGGTCTCGTCGGGACGGCCATCACGCCCTACCTGCGGAAGCACCACAGCCTGCGGGTGCTGGACCTCAACACTCCCCAACACGACGACGTCGAGTACGTGGAAGGATCCATCGCCGATCCCGAAGCGGTGCGCCGCGCCCTGGACGGCATGGACGGCTTCATCACCATGGCGATGAAGGGCGGGCAGGGCGGATTCGACCGGCACCATACCATGGAGCAGGCCATCGACAACTACACCGTCAATTGCCTGGGTCATCACGTGCTGCTGCTGACCGCCTTCGAGATGGGTGTTTCGCGGGGGATCTACACCGGCACCATGAGCGTCCACAACCGGCACCGGACCTGGTATCCTTCCGAGGAGGAGGTGCCCCTGGACGGCCCCAACGTGTACGGCCTGACCAAGGGATTGACGGAGGAGATCTGCCGGTATTTCGCCCGCGAGTACGACATGAGCCTGCTCGTCTATCGCATCACCGGGCCCTGCAACCGAGCCATGTTCATCGACCGGATCAAGAACCCGCCCGGTGGGCCGAAGCTCTACTACACCGACGAGGAGGACATGGCCGCGGCCTACCTGGCCGGCCTGCGTTTCCTCGACCAGGCCGGCAAAGGCCGCTGCG
Proteins encoded in this window:
- a CDS encoding NAD(P)-dependent oxidoreductase; protein product: MNLLLVGGSGLVGTAITPYLRKHHSLRVLDLNTPQHDDVEYVEGSIADPEAVRRALDGMDGFITMAMKGGQGGFDRHHTMEQAIDNYTVNCLGHHVLLLTAFEMGVSRGIYTGTMSVHNRHRTWYPSEEEVPLDGPNVYGLTKGLTEEICRYFAREYDMSLLVYRITGPCNRAMFIDRIKNPPGGPKLYYTDEEDMAAAYLAGLRFLDQAGKGRCEVFFISGDEDCEEMNMAKARELLGWAPVARKKLGTVRAP